In one window of Miscanthus floridulus cultivar M001 unplaced genomic scaffold, ASM1932011v1 os_1901_1_2, whole genome shotgun sequence DNA:
- the LOC136534393 gene encoding uncharacterized protein has protein sequence MKNLSNLNLSFLQDMLVPMEQDEVQDAEDFDPAEVFTVEDMLAEDGILEDMIQEELKAYIDGEASTVSHRRRQTGPRRYIPRNREAAHNDLVANYFSTNPIYTDEMFRRRFRMNKPLFLRIVHALSDWSPYFTQRPDATGRNGLSSLQKCTATIRMLAYGTSADQLDEVLKIAASTCLEILGKFAEGVIEKFGEEYLHPLRSDELEKILRENEARGFPEMLGSIDCMHWAWKNCPKGWTGMFTRGDKGVPTMILEAVATRDLRIWHAFFGTAGSQNDINVLNKSPLFIQAIKGEAPAVHYNVNGTQYDMGYYLADKIYPEWAVFVKTVTAPQSAEDKLFALMQEEARKDVECAFGVLQSRFDIVRRPARLWKQGDVINIMQTCVILHNMIVEDEKDSIREVLDLNENPSATIVLPPEVRTNDNPNPTFAEANNVHAAASCAAEEYRERGVFNASEMLAQIWEVEALGKDLFVVGKVLGLPALLRLCLASPSCTDTYVGAVESYDADAGYFREGSPAARLHPKQLLLPTPIQGISTTPQKVLEGSEEEADASHQEATHGGNAFPSSL, from the exons ATGAAAAATTTGAGCAACCTGAACCTCTCATTTTTGCAGGACATG TTAGTTCCTATGGAGCAAGATGAGGTGCAAGATGCCGAGGACTTTGATCCTGCAGAGGTGTTCACCGTAGAAGATATGCTAGCAGAGGATGGAATCTTAGAAGATATGATACAAGAGGAACTGAAGGCCTACATCGATGGAGAAGCATCAACAGTATCTCACCGTCGCCGACAAACTGGACCGCGCAGGTACATACCAAGGAATCGAGAAGCAGCTCATAATGATCTTGTCGCTAATTACTTTTCTACAAATCCTATCTACACCGATGAGATGTTCCGTAGGAGATTTAGGATGAATAAGCCGCTGTTCTTACGTATCGTGCATGCACTCAGTGATTGGTCTCCTTATTTCACCCAAAGACCCGATGCTACTGGTAGGAATGGACTTTCATCGCTTCAAAAGTGTACCGCGACTATCAGGATGCTAGCTTATGGAACCTCGGCTGATCAACTTGATGAGGTGTTAAAGATAGCTGCAAGCACTTGTTTGGAGATTTTGGGAAAATTTGCTGAAGGGGTGATTGAAAAATTCGGTGAAGAATATCTACACCCTCTAAGAAGCGATGAACTGGAAAAAATATTACGAGAAAATGAGGCTCGTGGTTTTCCAGAAATGTTGGGAAGCATCGATTGTATGCATTGGGCATGGAAGAATTGTCCGAAAGGTTGGACAGGCATGTTCACACGTGGTGATAAAGGCGTTCCTACTATGATCCTTGAAGCAGTGGCAACTCGGGATCTTCGTATATGGCATGCTTTCTTTGGTACCGCCGGGTCTCAGAACGACATAAACGTTCTAAACAAGTCACCACTGTTCATTCAAGCAATAAAAGGGGAAGCTCCTGCGGTACACTATAATGTAAATGGAACACAATATGACATGGGTTATTATCTTGCCGATAAAATATATCCAGAATGGGCAGTATTTGTGAAGACAGTGACGGCCCCTCAGTCGGCGGAAGACAAATTATTTGCATTGATGCAAGAAGAGGCGAGGAAAGATGTCGAGTGCGCATTTGGTGTGCTGCAATCACGCTTTGATATTGTTCGTCGACCAGCAAGGTTATGGAAGCAGGGGGACGTTATCAACATAATGCAAACTTGTGTTATCCTTCACAATATGATAGTGGAAGATGAGAAGGATTCAATTAGAGAAGTCTTGGATTTGAATGAGAATCCAAGTGCGACGATAGTGCTCCCACCTGAAGTGCGTACAAATGACAACCCTAATCCTACCTTCGCAGAG GCCAACAACGTCCACGCCGCCGCCAGCTGCGCGGCCGAGGAGTACCGCGAGCGCGGCGTGTTCAACGCTAGCGAGATGCTGGCACAGATCTGGGAGGTGGAGGCGCTGGGGAAGGACCTCTTCGTCGTAGGCAAGGTGCTGGGACTGCCGGCGCTGCTCCGGCTCTGCTTGGCCTCTCCCAG TTGTACTGACACCTATGTGGGCGCCGTGGAGTCGTACGACGCTGATGCGGGCTACTTCCGCGAAGGCTCTCCGGCCGCTCGCCTCCATCCCAAGCAGCTGCTTCTACCAACACCGATCCAGGGCATCTCGACCACGCCGCAGAAG GTTCTAGAAGGGTCTGAAGAGGAAGCTGATGCCTCTCATCAAGAGGCTACGCACGGGGGTAATGCATTCCCTTCCTCTCTGTGA